In Caproicibacterium amylolyticum, a genomic segment contains:
- the fabG gene encoding 3-oxoacyl-[acyl-carrier-protein] reductase has protein sequence MSIEKKTALVTGGSRGIGRAAALALAKGGMNVAIVFAGNTQAAEETLQQLQALGAEAKAYQCNVADSEAVKTTVQQVLNDFGGVDVLVNNAGVTHDGLLLSAKEEDLERVLSVSLKGAFHMIQALYRNFMKKRAGRIINVSSVVGLHGNAGQTSYAAAKAGVIGLTKSIAKELAGRNVTCNAVAPGFIQSDMTNAMPEKARDVAIATIPLGRPGLPEDVAQAIAFLASDSAAYITGEVLRVDGGLGM, from the coding sequence ATGAGTATTGAAAAGAAAACTGCACTGGTCACCGGCGGCAGCCGCGGCATCGGACGGGCTGCAGCGCTGGCACTTGCAAAAGGCGGAATGAACGTTGCCATTGTTTTTGCAGGGAATACACAGGCCGCCGAGGAAACACTTCAACAGCTACAAGCATTGGGTGCTGAAGCGAAAGCCTATCAATGCAACGTGGCAGACTCGGAAGCAGTCAAAACAACTGTGCAGCAGGTGCTGAATGACTTTGGCGGTGTCGACGTTCTGGTAAATAACGCTGGGGTCACACATGATGGTTTGCTGTTGTCTGCAAAAGAGGAGGATCTGGAGCGTGTGCTTAGTGTCAGTCTGAAAGGCGCTTTTCATATGATTCAGGCTTTGTACCGGAATTTTATGAAAAAACGTGCAGGCCGCATCATTAATGTTTCTTCGGTTGTCGGGCTGCATGGAAACGCCGGTCAGACCAGCTACGCTGCTGCCAAAGCAGGTGTTATCGGTTTAACAAAAAGTATAGCAAAAGAACTTGCCGGTCGCAATGTGACCTGCAACGCAGTAGCTCCAGGCTTTATCCAATCCGATATGACCAATGCGATGCCGGAAAAAGCGCGTGACGTAGCTATCGCTACTATTCCGCTAGGCAGACCCGGTCTGCCTGAGGATGTGGCGCAGGCGATTGCTTTTCTGGCCAGCGACAGTGCAGCGTACATTACTGGTGAAGTGCTTCGTGTAGACGGCGGACTGGGTATGTAA
- a CDS encoding ACP S-malonyltransferase produces the protein MGKIAFLFAGQGAQYPGMGKSLYENSPAAKAVFDTAEAERPGTLQQCFAGTKEELTKTSNTQPCVFCVDLAAARALEEAGVHAKGAAGFSLGEVAALTFAEAFADDAAGFSLVTERGNLMQKANEENPGAMAAVLKLSNEQVEKICSEFPQVYAVNYNCPGQLVAAGVRSEMEPFCTAVAEAGGRAKMLAVGGGFHSPLMRKASAAFEILLEQFGMKLPAFPVYANYSAKPYESSFTVLLARQIENPVRWQQTIEQMTADGFDTFVEVGPGKTLSGLVKRIVPQAVILRADTFEDVKTVADSLKG, from the coding sequence ATGGGCAAGATAGCTTTTTTATTTGCAGGGCAAGGAGCACAGTATCCCGGCATGGGAAAATCCCTATATGAAAACAGTCCAGCCGCCAAAGCTGTCTTTGACACAGCTGAAGCAGAACGTCCTGGTACTTTGCAGCAATGCTTTGCGGGTACAAAAGAAGAACTAACGAAAACTTCCAACACGCAGCCATGCGTGTTCTGTGTTGATCTTGCTGCCGCACGTGCACTGGAAGAAGCAGGTGTTCACGCAAAGGGTGCAGCAGGATTCTCTTTAGGTGAAGTGGCTGCGCTGACTTTTGCAGAAGCATTTGCCGATGATGCGGCAGGTTTCTCATTGGTAACAGAGCGTGGAAACCTGATGCAGAAGGCAAATGAAGAAAATCCCGGGGCGATGGCTGCGGTTTTGAAACTTTCCAATGAACAGGTCGAAAAAATCTGTTCGGAATTTCCTCAGGTATATGCGGTGAATTACAACTGCCCAGGTCAGCTGGTAGCAGCAGGTGTGCGGTCAGAAATGGAGCCTTTCTGTACTGCTGTTGCAGAAGCGGGCGGACGTGCTAAAATGCTGGCTGTCGGCGGCGGATTCCACTCACCATTGATGAGAAAAGCCTCTGCTGCTTTTGAAATCCTGCTGGAACAATTCGGAATGAAACTGCCGGCATTCCCGGTATATGCAAATTATTCGGCAAAGCCTTATGAAAGTTCCTTTACGGTTCTGCTTGCGCGGCAGATTGAAAATCCTGTTCGCTGGCAGCAAACCATTGAGCAAATGACGGCTGACGGGTTTGATACATTTGTCGAAGTAGGTCCCGGCAAAACCCTTTCCGGCCTTGTTAAACGCATTGTACCGCAGGCAGTAATTCTACGTGCAGATACCTTCGAAGATGTAAAAACAGTTGCAGATTCTTTAAAAGGCTGA
- the fabK gene encoding enoyl-[acyl-carrier-protein] reductase FabK produces the protein MLQSQICDVLGIQYPVFQGGMAWIADAELAAAVSNGGGLGIISAMNANGEWLRGQIRKAKELTDKPFGVNIMLMSPFAEEVAKVVVEEGVKILTTGAGNPGKFIAAWKAVGIQVIPVVASVGLARMMERSGAAAVVAEGSESGGHIGESTTMTLVPQVCDAVSIPVIAAGGIADGRGMAAALMLGACGVQMGTRFLVASECNVHENYKKRVLKAKDIDTIVTGRRQGDATRSLKNRFSRDFAKEEMNPESTVEELEKRGVGALRRAAVEGDEINGCFLAGQIAGLVKKEQPAAEIISEVCMQAEELLKGAAKWAR, from the coding sequence ATGCTTCAGTCACAAATTTGTGATGTGTTGGGAATTCAGTACCCTGTATTTCAGGGCGGAATGGCATGGATAGCAGATGCAGAATTGGCCGCAGCGGTCAGTAATGGCGGCGGCCTAGGCATTATTTCTGCCATGAATGCAAACGGCGAGTGGCTTCGCGGTCAGATTCGCAAAGCAAAAGAGCTGACGGACAAACCGTTTGGTGTCAATATCATGCTGATGAGTCCTTTTGCAGAAGAAGTCGCTAAGGTTGTTGTTGAAGAAGGCGTGAAGATCCTGACAACCGGTGCCGGCAATCCGGGAAAATTCATAGCAGCATGGAAAGCAGTCGGAATTCAGGTAATTCCGGTCGTTGCAAGTGTTGGCCTTGCCCGCATGATGGAGCGCAGTGGTGCTGCAGCTGTTGTTGCGGAAGGCAGTGAAAGTGGCGGCCACATTGGTGAGTCCACCACAATGACTTTGGTACCGCAGGTCTGTGACGCGGTTTCTATTCCGGTCATTGCCGCTGGCGGCATTGCGGATGGCCGCGGTATGGCGGCTGCGCTGATGCTAGGAGCCTGCGGCGTGCAAATGGGTACTCGCTTTCTGGTTGCAAGTGAATGCAACGTACACGAAAATTATAAAAAACGTGTGCTGAAAGCAAAAGACATCGATACGATTGTTACAGGCCGCCGGCAGGGAGATGCAACTCGCAGCCTGAAAAACCGTTTCAGCCGTGACTTTGCAAAAGAAGAAATGAACCCGGAAAGCACCGTTGAAGAGCTGGAAAAGCGTGGTGTCGGTGCTTTGCGTCGTGCCGCAGTTGAAGGCGACGAAATCAATGGATGTTTCTTAGCAGGGCAGATTGCCGGTTTGGTCAAAAAAGAGCAGCCAGCTGCAGAAATCATCAGTGAGGTCTGCATGCAGGCGGAAGAACTGCTGAAAGGAGCAGCCAAATGGGCAAGATAG
- a CDS encoding acyl carrier protein produces the protein MNHTETLEKLEKIFHDYKDDLKPGELKPETTFEELDFDSLDVVDLMMACEDEFGVQIPEDAELKTVQDLLNLIEKTEA, from the coding sequence ATGAATCATACAGAAACACTGGAAAAACTCGAGAAAATTTTTCATGACTACAAAGATGACCTGAAGCCGGGCGAACTGAAACCAGAAACGACTTTTGAAGAACTGGATTTCGATTCTCTGGACGTTGTCGATTTGATGATGGCGTGTGAAGATGAGTTTGGTGTGCAGATTCCAGAGGATGCTGAACTGAAAACTGTTCAGGATCTGCTGAACCTGATTGAGAAAACGGAGGCGTAA
- a CDS encoding beta-ketoacyl-ACP synthase III, giving the protein MSFTILGTGSALPARTVTNDDLTEFLDTSDEWISSRTGIRKRHVLTTETVTELTVHAARKALEMSGTRPEELDCIICPTAVGDWISPSTACMVQKELGASCPAFDINAACSGFMYGLDAADGWFVRKKAKKILVAAVEGISRLLNWHDRSTCVLFGDGAGAAVLGEGNALQYIHLTAEGSLAIHVPGPAGESPYCQLESLTPGLRMDGKEVYRFAVHTICEELQKASEATGIPLEKVDHFILHQANQRILDAAAKKLNLPPEKIPTTIAQTANTSAASVPILLDSEVSKGHLHRGETLMLCAFGAGLTSGTAVLQWELD; this is encoded by the coding sequence TTGAGTTTTACAATACTGGGTACAGGCAGTGCTCTGCCGGCGCGTACTGTGACCAATGATGATTTAACCGAATTTCTGGATACGAGTGATGAATGGATCAGTTCCCGCACAGGCATACGCAAACGTCATGTTCTCACAACTGAAACGGTAACAGAACTGACTGTGCATGCTGCTCGAAAAGCACTGGAGATGTCTGGCACACGTCCGGAAGAGCTGGACTGTATCATTTGCCCAACGGCTGTTGGCGACTGGATTTCTCCAAGCACGGCCTGTATGGTACAGAAAGAGTTAGGGGCTTCCTGCCCTGCTTTTGACATTAATGCAGCTTGCAGCGGTTTCATGTATGGCCTGGATGCTGCCGACGGCTGGTTTGTCAGAAAGAAAGCAAAAAAAATCCTTGTAGCGGCAGTTGAAGGCATCAGCCGTTTACTCAATTGGCATGACCGTTCCACTTGTGTGCTGTTTGGTGACGGGGCCGGGGCCGCTGTTCTGGGTGAGGGGAATGCTTTGCAGTATATTCATCTGACTGCAGAGGGTTCCTTGGCAATTCATGTACCTGGTCCTGCAGGAGAATCTCCGTACTGTCAGCTTGAATCTCTGACACCGGGACTGCGGATGGACGGCAAGGAAGTGTATCGCTTTGCGGTTCACACGATTTGTGAAGAACTGCAAAAGGCAAGTGAAGCAACCGGAATTCCGCTGGAAAAAGTGGACCACTTCATACTGCATCAAGCAAATCAGCGAATTCTGGATGCTGCAGCGAAAAAGCTGAATTTGCCGCCAGAAAAAATACCGACAACCATTGCACAGACAGCTAATACGTCGGCTGCCAGCGTGCCGATTCTGCTGGATTCAGAAGTAAGCAAAGGACATTTACACCGCGGCGAAACATTGATGCTGTGTGCATTTGGTGCGGGACTGACCAGCGGTACAGCCGTCCTTCAATGGGAACTTGACTGA
- a CDS encoding MarR family winged helix-turn-helix transcriptional regulator, translated as MEEIEEDMLKSSQGLNLSISEMHLLQAVEEIGLACTISTLSANQRVSLPSVTAAVNKLAHKGYVEKQKSPQDGRVVHVTLTRLGKKATTAHRYFHTRMVRSVSRALNAEEQEAMLKGVRKLNQFFADKLHREEGKP; from the coding sequence GTGGAAGAAATTGAAGAAGATATGTTGAAAAGCAGCCAGGGCCTAAACCTTTCCATTTCGGAAATGCATCTGTTGCAGGCAGTTGAAGAAATTGGTTTGGCATGTACCATCAGCACGCTGTCAGCAAATCAGCGTGTCAGCCTTCCCAGTGTGACAGCTGCCGTTAACAAACTGGCGCACAAAGGATACGTGGAAAAGCAAAAATCTCCACAAGACGGCAGGGTGGTGCATGTTACCCTGACCCGGCTTGGGAAGAAAGCTACGACTGCGCACCGCTACTTTCACACGCGAATGGTTCGTTCAGTCAGCCGCGCGCTGAATGCGGAAGAACAGGAAGCAATGTTGAAAGGTGTTCGCAAACTGAATCAATTTTTTGCAGATAAACTGCATCGGGAAGAGGGAAAGCCTTGA
- a CDS encoding VanZ family protein — protein sequence MKNTGLRVRQWICFLLAVCCMLTIFFFSAQNGTSSDGMSMPIADWLRQNLHLPLTDVQANHFVRKAAHFLIYLLLAVFASGWTSGFHWSAAAWLPVTVAFCALYAASDEFHQSFTAQRSPALQDVLLDTFGALTGALLVLLLLHIFHHFHNRRGGASMICPNCGYDNADDVICCIKCGEPLVDNKALFPPEDDEKVDLSEPDVYEPYEEEEVPEQKSKAPLVILIIFLCLVAVAAGLSIAWHQERGVWPWQQLFSNTASSQEGESSSHTPILPQKTVQTYTAADLAAAVQKSGFQAFAVAESEISGIKVDTQTLEDSAIVQFTVTKAMAILHMQIRFPMANPASSAVSGDAVASSAVKEENPVVTSWGVDTWKLTGTWNDAGGNALIIETCSAGNMTAYYIPAGSTDSRQISGSISETGEISLLSSKTQISGQFSPNGTGLLSVTLDGSKAQTQQFVMLSTAMASIPSAPSATPSLPPVSSAVSSSAVSAQTSVSSVASQQSAVPSQAVSVVP from the coding sequence ATGAAAAATACGGGACTTCGCGTTCGCCAGTGGATTTGCTTTTTACTGGCTGTGTGTTGCATGCTTACTATATTTTTCTTTTCTGCACAAAACGGCACTTCCAGCGATGGTATGAGTATGCCGATTGCGGATTGGCTGCGGCAAAATCTGCATTTACCACTGACAGACGTGCAGGCAAATCATTTTGTGCGCAAAGCAGCTCATTTTTTGATTTATCTGCTGCTGGCAGTCTTTGCTTCCGGATGGACTTCCGGCTTTCACTGGTCTGCTGCTGCATGGCTTCCGGTAACGGTCGCTTTTTGTGCACTGTATGCCGCCAGTGACGAATTTCACCAGTCATTTACCGCCCAGCGTTCTCCGGCCCTGCAGGATGTTTTGCTGGATACGTTTGGAGCGTTGACTGGTGCCTTGCTTGTGCTGTTGCTGCTACATATTTTTCATCATTTTCATAACAGAAGGGGAGGTGCATCTATGATATGCCCAAACTGTGGGTATGATAATGCCGATGATGTGATTTGCTGCATCAAATGCGGCGAACCGCTAGTGGATAACAAAGCCCTTTTTCCGCCGGAGGACGACGAAAAAGTCGATTTGAGCGAGCCGGATGTGTACGAACCATATGAGGAGGAAGAAGTGCCGGAGCAGAAATCCAAGGCACCTCTTGTAATACTCATTATTTTTCTGTGTTTGGTTGCTGTTGCCGCTGGACTTTCAATTGCGTGGCATCAGGAACGGGGTGTTTGGCCATGGCAGCAGCTCTTTTCCAATACAGCTTCTTCGCAGGAAGGAGAAAGCTCCTCACACACACCAATACTTCCACAGAAAACTGTGCAGACCTATACAGCCGCAGATTTAGCTGCGGCTGTGCAGAAAAGCGGATTTCAAGCATTCGCTGTGGCTGAGTCGGAGATCAGCGGCATCAAAGTGGACACGCAGACACTGGAAGATTCTGCGATTGTACAGTTCACGGTAACGAAAGCGATGGCAATTCTGCATATGCAGATTCGTTTTCCGATGGCCAATCCAGCATCTTCGGCTGTGTCTGGAGATGCTGTTGCTTCCTCCGCTGTAAAAGAAGAGAATCCTGTTGTTACTTCTTGGGGAGTTGATACTTGGAAACTGACTGGCACATGGAATGATGCAGGCGGTAATGCATTAATTATTGAGACCTGCAGTGCCGGAAACATGACAGCCTATTACATCCCTGCGGGGAGTACAGACAGCAGGCAGATTTCCGGTTCTATTTCAGAAACAGGCGAAATTTCACTTCTGAGCAGTAAAACGCAAATAAGCGGGCAGTTTTCACCGAACGGTACGGGGTTGCTTTCTGTTACACTGGATGGCAGTAAAGCACAGACACAGCAGTTTGTAATGCTGTCCACAGCAATGGCAAGTATTCCGAGTGCTCCTTCTGCTACGCCATCATTGCCGCCCGTTTCTTCAGCTGTTTCATCTTCGGCTGTTTCTGCGCAAACTTCAGTTTCTTCAGTTGCATCTCAGCAGAGTGCTGTTCCTTCTCAAGCAGTATCTGTGGTGCCGTGA
- a CDS encoding patatin-like phospholipase family protein: MKIGIVLEGGGMRGIFSAGVLQAFLQEHFMADEVVGVSAGASIGISYVSRQSDRGLRTTINYASDKKYLSLENYIKTGSLFGMDFIFSDIPEKLDPFDYDAFQKNPCEYYAGVTDVHTGETIYFGKKDIAPPYTVLRASCSMPVCAPIVHFQGGDYLDGGMRAPIPMQKALADGCDKLIVVLTRERGYQKKPQRGRLIYANKYHDYPAVVHLLDTRHKIYNSALQTLQNMEHRGNVIIAAPDKPLPMDRFGTKTNQLMASYRIGIEKGTEALKRAKNQWGLPLPNQYLPSKHSITVKIDRPLGSAHPEHPDMIYPVNYGYIPESLAPDGEEQDVYVLGVKEPVDSFTGELVAIIHRKDDIEDKWVAAPTNSKWTPEQIMKEVSFTEQYFDASVEML, translated from the coding sequence TTGAAAATTGGAATTGTGCTGGAAGGCGGCGGAATGCGCGGTATTTTCTCTGCAGGGGTTTTACAGGCGTTCCTGCAAGAACATTTTATGGCAGACGAAGTTGTGGGTGTTTCGGCTGGTGCTTCTATTGGCATTTCTTATGTTTCCAGACAAAGTGACCGTGGCTTACGAACTACAATTAATTATGCTTCAGATAAAAAATATTTGAGTTTAGAAAACTACATAAAAACAGGTTCTCTGTTCGGCATGGACTTTATTTTCAGTGATATTCCAGAAAAGCTGGATCCATTTGATTATGATGCTTTTCAAAAAAACCCATGCGAATATTATGCAGGTGTAACTGACGTTCACACTGGTGAAACTATATATTTTGGCAAGAAAGACATTGCTCCTCCCTATACCGTCCTGCGGGCTTCCTGCTCTATGCCTGTTTGTGCTCCGATCGTCCACTTTCAGGGGGGCGATTACCTTGACGGCGGGATGCGCGCTCCAATTCCAATGCAAAAGGCACTTGCCGATGGTTGTGACAAATTGATTGTCGTTCTGACCCGAGAACGCGGATACCAAAAAAAGCCGCAGCGCGGCCGTCTTATTTACGCAAATAAATATCACGATTATCCGGCAGTAGTTCATTTGCTTGACACACGCCATAAAATTTATAACTCCGCTTTGCAAACACTGCAGAACATGGAGCATCGTGGGAATGTAATCATTGCAGCACCAGATAAACCGCTGCCTATGGACCGTTTTGGCACGAAAACGAATCAGCTGATGGCTTCCTATAGAATTGGAATTGAAAAAGGTACGGAAGCACTGAAACGGGCAAAGAATCAGTGGGGACTTCCCCTTCCCAATCAATATTTACCCAGTAAACATTCTATTACCGTAAAAATTGACCGCCCACTTGGCAGTGCACATCCCGAACATCCGGATATGATTTATCCGGTCAATTATGGTTATATCCCAGAAAGTTTAGCACCGGATGGCGAAGAACAGGATGTTTATGTACTTGGCGTAAAGGAACCTGTAGACTCCTTTACCGGCGAACTGGTTGCTATTATCCATCGAAAAGACGATATAGAAGATAAATGGGTAGCTGCACCAACTAATTCAAAGTGGACACCGGAACAAATTATGAAGGAAGTTTCATTTACGGAGCAGTATTTTGATGCTTCTGTAGAGATGTTATAA
- the dhaS gene encoding dihydroxyacetone kinase transcriptional activator DhaS — protein sequence MADSNITKKALADAMKSLMAEKSFAKISISDICTRCSMNRQSFYYHFRDKYDLVNWIFYTELIDHLCAHAPTSGWNLLLDVCSYFYANRSFYVNALQVTGQNSFTEYFADVMRAIVQPYFEEIFSSDEANMDFYVQLFTDACKSGICRWLTDQSNLPPEKFVKLVHNAVVCAARCILDDEQRKQNS from the coding sequence ATGGCGGATTCTAATATCACCAAAAAGGCTCTTGCAGATGCTATGAAATCACTTATGGCGGAAAAGTCCTTTGCAAAAATCAGTATCAGCGATATTTGTACGCGCTGTTCCATGAACCGACAGAGCTTTTATTATCATTTTCGGGATAAATATGATTTGGTTAACTGGATTTTTTATACGGAACTAATTGATCATTTGTGTGCACACGCACCTACCAGCGGTTGGAACTTGCTTTTGGATGTTTGCAGCTATTTTTACGCAAATCGGTCGTTTTACGTAAATGCACTGCAGGTAACGGGGCAAAATTCCTTTACGGAATATTTTGCAGATGTTATGCGGGCGATTGTGCAGCCGTATTTTGAAGAAATTTTCAGCAGCGATGAAGCGAACATGGATTTTTATGTACAGCTTTTTACGGATGCTTGTAAGTCTGGAATTTGTCGTTGGCTGACCGACCAGTCAAATTTACCTCCAGAAAAGTTTGTGAAATTGGTTCATAACGCAGTTGTGTGTGCAGCACGCTGTATTTTAGATGACGAGCAGAGAAAACAGAATTCTTAA
- the ilvD gene encoding dihydroxy-acid dehydratase: MNSDAIKKDVPKRALFHALGLTDEEIDRPLVGIVSSYNEIVPGHMNIDKIVQAVKTGVSMAGGTPLTFPAIAVCDGIAMGHRGMKYSLVTRELIADSTEAMTIAHALDALVLVPNCDKNVPGLLMAAARLNVPAIFVSGGPMLAGRVQGCKTSFSSASEAVGQYAAGKISKEVLDEYEANTCPTCGSCSGMYTANSMNCLTEALGMGLKGNGTVPAVYSARLQLAKHAGMQIMELIKQDIRPRDIMTMDAFENALTVDMALGCSTNSALHLPAIAHECGLELNLDILNNISEKTPNLCHLAPAGHTYIEDLNEAGGVYAVMKELADAGLLHTDCLTCTGKSVAENINGCINKNPEVIRAIDNAYSKTGGIAVLRGNLAPDGCVVKRSAVAPNMLKHSGPARVFESEEDAMAAILDGKIHANDVVVIRYEGPKGGPGMREMLNPTSAIMGSGLGESVALITDGRFSGATRGAAIGHISPEAAVGGPIALIRDGDIIEIDIPSHSIKVDLPETELAARRAAWEPKKQNVTGYLARYAALVTSGSKGAVLSL; encoded by the coding sequence AGCTCTTACAATGAGATTGTTCCGGGACATATGAACATTGACAAAATTGTACAGGCTGTGAAAACCGGCGTTTCCATGGCCGGCGGCACGCCGCTTACCTTCCCAGCCATTGCAGTCTGCGACGGCATTGCTATGGGACACCGCGGCATGAAGTACAGTTTGGTAACCCGTGAGTTGATTGCCGATTCTACGGAAGCAATGACCATTGCACATGCACTGGATGCATTGGTCCTTGTGCCGAACTGCGATAAAAATGTTCCTGGTCTGCTTATGGCTGCGGCTCGCTTAAATGTTCCTGCAATTTTTGTCAGCGGCGGTCCAATGCTTGCCGGCCGTGTGCAGGGCTGCAAAACAAGTTTTTCAAGTGCCAGTGAAGCGGTTGGGCAATATGCGGCTGGAAAAATCAGCAAAGAAGTGTTGGATGAATATGAGGCGAATACCTGCCCAACCTGCGGTTCCTGTTCCGGCATGTACACTGCAAACAGCATGAACTGTTTGACAGAAGCACTTGGTATGGGACTTAAGGGCAACGGTACCGTGCCTGCAGTTTATTCCGCCCGTCTGCAGCTGGCAAAGCACGCAGGCATGCAGATTATGGAACTGATTAAACAAGATATCCGCCCGCGTGACATTATGACAATGGATGCCTTTGAAAATGCGCTGACAGTAGATATGGCACTTGGCTGCAGCACTAACAGCGCACTGCATCTGCCGGCAATCGCACATGAATGCGGTTTGGAACTGAATCTGGACATTCTAAATAATATCAGCGAAAAAACGCCGAACCTTTGCCATCTGGCACCCGCAGGCCATACTTATATTGAAGACCTTAATGAGGCAGGCGGCGTTTATGCGGTTATGAAGGAACTGGCAGATGCGGGTCTGCTGCACACAGACTGCCTGACCTGCACCGGCAAGTCAGTTGCAGAAAATATTAACGGCTGCATTAATAAGAATCCAGAAGTGATTCGTGCAATTGATAATGCTTACAGTAAAACAGGCGGCATTGCAGTTCTTCGCGGCAATCTTGCGCCGGACGGCTGTGTTGTAAAGCGCAGTGCAGTTGCACCGAATATGCTGAAACACAGTGGCCCCGCGCGTGTTTTTGAAAGTGAAGAAGATGCCATGGCGGCTATCCTCGACGGCAAGATCCATGCCAATGATGTTGTAGTTATCCGGTATGAAGGCCCGAAGGGTGGCCCTGGCATGCGTGAGATGCTGAACCCGACCTCTGCGATTATGGGCAGTGGCCTTGGCGAAAGTGTTGCTCTGATTACAGACGGCCGTTTCAGTGGTGCAACCCGTGGTGCTGCTATCGGGCATATTTCTCCGGAAGCCGCGGTCGGCGGCCCAATTGCCTTGATTCGCGATGGCGATATAATTGAGATTGACATTCCCTCCCACTCCATCAAGGTCGATCTACCGGAAACCGAGCTTGCTGCCCGCCGTGCTGCATGGGAACCCAAGAAGCAGAATGTAACGGGTTATCTTGCCCGCTACGCGGCACTGGTAACTTCTGGAAGCAAGGGCGCAGTGCTGTCTTTGTAA